The following DNA comes from Streptomyces sp. NBC_00273.
GATGTTCACCACCGCCCCGGCGTGGCTGTAGCAGGAGCACTCCAACACGATCCGGACCCGGCGCACGGACACCCCCCGCGCCGTGGTACGGCGCACCAGACCGGTCCAGAACACCCAGTACCCCGAGTCCGAATCCGTGTTCCGCCGGCCGGTGGCCAGCCAGCCGGCAAACCCCGATGACTCCCGAGCAGACCACCACCAAGCCCCGCCCGCAGGTCGCCACCTGGGCAGCCGGCAAGACCGGCCCCTGCGCCCGGTGGTCGGTTGACTGCACCAACTCGGTCATCGGGTCAGGGTCCGGCACCTTCGACCGTGCTATAGAACCACAGGTCGTCCAGTCGTAACCCTCTGGAACGATCAGTAAGAGAGCAGTGCCATCAGAGGTCTGGCCTGAGACCCAGATCCGGATGATGGGCCTCGACGGCCCGCCGGAGCCGCTCGCGGAGGTGGGGATGGGCCAGTACGCCGCGGGCGAGGGCGAGGACCGTGTCGCTCGGGAGGGCTGAGCCGTCTCTGCCGAGCATGTCGGCGAGCAGCCGGGTCACCGGTTCCCGGGCGGGTGAGTCGTCGGGCAGGAGCGCCACGGCGTGATCCACCCTGAGGTACAGCGCTGCCAGCTCATCGCCCGCAAGTCCGGCGCTGCCGCCGATCAGCAGCCGCAGCACATCGTGGGCTAGTGAGGTTGCCTGCTGTCCCTCACCGAGGGAGGTGAAGACGGTCACGGCCGGCCCCAGCCACTCCATGACCGGATCCATCGCATGCCGTACCACCAAGTCGTTCGTGCCTCCGGACACATCCATCTTGTGCCACACCGCCTCCCAGTAGGGCCGGGACCACTGCACGATGTCGCGCCGGGGGAGGCGGTACAGCCAGTACATGTCTAACGGGGGCGGCGGGGACAGCTCCCCCGTGCGCAGACGGATCTCCAGTCGTCGGCCGCCCTCCGCACGGCTACGGTGAACCGAGACCGACAGTGCGAAGTCCGCCCACTGCTGCTCGTCGAACGACGACCGCCAGAGCAGGGCATGCCGGTGCCAGGCATCGCCCGGATCCGATGAGTCCGGGAATAGCCTGTCCGCGGTGATGCCCTCCGACAGCAGCAGTAACACGACCAGGACGAGGTTGGCACCGTAGACGCCGTGTCGTGCCGACGTGCGGCTCTCTGCGGGCCGGTACGCAGGGTGGGGGTGGTCCGTCCGTGTTGCGTGCTGCTGGAAGACACGTACGAGCAGCTGACCCAGCCGCTCGCGTTCGCCGTCCGGCAACCGACGCACCATCGATTCCCCGAACCGCAAGATCTGCCGTGAGGAGAGCGGGGCGTACGACAGCAGCGCGTAGGCCAGGTCGTCGTTGACGCGGCTCGTGCCGAGCGACAGGGCCGGCCGGTCCGTGAGCAGGCCGGTCAGGACGTGCAGCGCCAGCCGTACGACCAGGTACTCGCCGAACGTGGCGTGCAGGAATTCGTACGTGGACAGTACGCGGCCGTCACGGACGGACTGGGCGCGCTGGACGAAGAAGAACCGACCCAGCGCCACCTCGGCCGCACCCAGGGGGGCACGGAATCCGAAGGTGCCGGTAGAACGGCGGCCTAGGAGCGCCGTGAGGTCCTCGTCGAGCTCCGCCGCCGACACCCACTGCCGACGCCGGTTGAGCTGGGCGAACGCGATCAGGGAAAGGCGCTGGAGCTCCTGCTCGACGCGCTCCGCCAGTCCGTCCTCCGGCGTGGCCCCGAAACCGGTCTTGTCCACCTCCCGGCGGGCGAACGAGGTGAGCAGTGCCTCGTACAGCTCGGCCTCGTCGAGCGGGGCGTCCCCTTCGTGGCCATCGCGTCCCTCGCGCCTGTCGCGTCGTAGGCCGTTGTCCGTGGCGTCGTACAGCGCCATCATCAGCAGCAATAGCGGCTGCGCGGCCAGCGACTCGTGCCGGGCGATGGCATCCCAGGGCAGCGGTTGCAGCCCCCGGGCCGCGAGGCTGCTCGCGTTGGCCTCGTTCCACAGCTCCAGCCAACGGCGGATCTGGGCGGGACGGAACGGTTCCAGGCGGAGGGCGACGACTCCCTCCGGGTACCGGGTGCGATCGGCGACGGCCGTACGGCTGGTGACCAGCGCTCGCACCGGGCGGCCCTGCTCCGCTTCGCGCTGCTGGAAACGGGCGACGCGTACGAGGAAGTCGCTGTGGTGGACGCCGGTGGTCTGCAGCAGCTCGTCGAAACCGTCCAGGAGCAGCACCGGGACCACACCGCCGGCCGAGCGGACCAGCTCCGGCCAGGACACCCGCTCCCCTGTGGCCGCCCGTACCGCCTGCTCGAGTTGCTCCTGCAGGTCGTCCTCGGCGCGTACGTCGCGCAGCGGCACCCGAACGGGAAGGAATCCGGCAGACGGCAGCCGGGCAGCGAGGACCCGGGTCAGGACGGACTTGCCGGCGCCGGGCTGGCCCAGCACGAGCAGCGGGGAGCCGACTCCGGCGGGGGAGGTGAGGGCACCTGCAAGGTAGCCCGTCAGGTCGCGGCGTACGGGCATCTCCTCCCACCAAGCCTCGCTCGACGGGGCGTCGGTGCCGGCCACTGCACGCACTCGGAAGTCCGGATCCAGGTACATGTCCTGGAGGGCGGGCACACTGATGCCGTCGGGCGCGGTCGAGGCGTCCAGCACGGGCCGGGTGAGCGCGGCCTCATGGGCGAGGGCGAGGGCGGCCGCGACGTCTGTCGGAGGGCGCATCGCCCGGGCTACTTCGGACAGCAGCTCCTCCACGCCGACCAGCGCGAGCCGTACCCGGTCTCGGGTGGCCTGGTGCTCAACCTGTGCCACCCAGAATCCGAACTCGGGTGCCTGCTGGGCCAGCTGCGCGTAGAGGCCCTCATATTGCTGGACCGCCCTGCGGGGTAGCTCGGTGGCCAGCACCCGCCGTGCCGAGGTCCGGTCGAAATCCGTCAGGTCGCCCCAGACCCGCAGCCCTTCGACGAAGCCGAGGAACCTCTCCGACAGCCCTCCGTACCAGAGCCGCATCTCCGCCGTCACGTCCTCGAACGGGCGGTGGGGTGCGGGGTGGGGCGCGTCGACCGCAGCGAGCGACTGCGCGAACGCCGCACCGCCCGGCGGATCCGGGGCGCCCGCGAGGGCGAGCTGTTCGCTGCGGGTCAGTTCCAGGTCATCGACGCCGAACGGCAGGTCCGACTCACCAAGCGCTTGGAACCATGCAACGACGACGATCACGGTATGGGCGGCCTGCAACAGTTCCGTGCGCTCGGAGCGCCCTTCTGACCGGCCCAGGCGCCGCCCCAGATTCCGTACTGCGTCGCGGCCCAGGCCGACGATGCGGCCCCGGGCGTCGGCGATTCGTAGCACCCCGTCCCCGATACCGCCCGTCGCGGCGTTCAGCGCTCCGCCCAAAGCCCGGTCCAGTGCGGCGACGGCGGGCGGATCGCCGCCGAGCAGCACCAATGCGTCCGAGAACGACAGCAGTCTGCGCACGCTCATCCTGCCCCCATGAAGACCCATCCGTCGCTGACACGCCCGCGCTGATCTCCCCACCTACGTGCAGGGGCGCTACCGCGTGGACCCTGCCCGGACACTCTCGCATGGGGGAGTCCGGGGGACCTGCGGTTCGGGACAAGACACCCACCACGGGGCTCGCGTTCGTGCCGGCTGGCACGCTGGGGAGGCGCTGGCTCCGAGGGGTGGAATCTGCGCCGGCCCCGGAGCCCGGTGGACGAGCCACTCTGCGACTCACCCCCTCGATGTCCTCCAGGGGCGGCATCTACAACGCGGGCAGGTGATCACCATGCACGAGGACCAAGCCGTGTGTGGCACGGCATTCATTGTCAAGGCTCAGCACCCTGCTGCTACACCCAGCTCATGAGACGAGCCGCACTTCCTGGTGCCGTGGTGCAGAGAAGGGTGCTGTGGGCGGTGGATGTCGGCTGGGAACAGGCGACCGAGGCGGAGACGACCGCTATAGCCGGCTGGCTGCGTACGGCGCCGAATCCGCAGCGGCGCCGCTCGCGGCCGGACTCGATGC
Coding sequences within:
- a CDS encoding NACHT N-terminal helical domain 7-containing protein, producing MSVRRLLSFSDALVLLGGDPPAVAALDRALGGALNAATGGIGDGVLRIADARGRIVGLGRDAVRNLGRRLGRSEGRSERTELLQAAHTVIVVVAWFQALGESDLPFGVDDLELTRSEQLALAGAPDPPGGAAFAQSLAAVDAPHPAPHRPFEDVTAEMRLWYGGLSERFLGFVEGLRVWGDLTDFDRTSARRVLATELPRRAVQQYEGLYAQLAQQAPEFGFWVAQVEHQATRDRVRLALVGVEELLSEVARAMRPPTDVAAALALAHEAALTRPVLDASTAPDGISVPALQDMYLDPDFRVRAVAGTDAPSSEAWWEEMPVRRDLTGYLAGALTSPAGVGSPLLVLGQPGAGKSVLTRVLAARLPSAGFLPVRVPLRDVRAEDDLQEQLEQAVRAATGERVSWPELVRSAGGVVPVLLLDGFDELLQTTGVHHSDFLVRVARFQQREAEQGRPVRALVTSRTAVADRTRYPEGVVALRLEPFRPAQIRRWLELWNEANASSLAARGLQPLPWDAIARHESLAAQPLLLLMMALYDATDNGLRRDRREGRDGHEGDAPLDEAELYEALLTSFARREVDKTGFGATPEDGLAERVEQELQRLSLIAFAQLNRRRQWVSAAELDEDLTALLGRRSTGTFGFRAPLGAAEVALGRFFFVQRAQSVRDGRVLSTYEFLHATFGEYLVVRLALHVLTGLLTDRPALSLGTSRVNDDLAYALLSYAPLSSRQILRFGESMVRRLPDGERERLGQLLVRVFQQHATRTDHPHPAYRPAESRTSARHGVYGANLVLVVLLLLSEGITADRLFPDSSDPGDAWHRHALLWRSSFDEQQWADFALSVSVHRSRAEGGRRLEIRLRTGELSPPPPLDMYWLYRLPRRDIVQWSRPYWEAVWHKMDVSGGTNDLVVRHAMDPVMEWLGPAVTVFTSLGEGQQATSLAHDVLRLLIGGSAGLAGDELAALYLRVDHAVALLPDDSPAREPVTRLLADMLGRDGSALPSDTVLALARGVLAHPHLRERLRRAVEAHHPDLGLRPDL